One Corynebacterium matruchotii genomic window, AAGCCCTCACCAACTCGTCATCATGACCGTCACTGCGGTTTGTCATTTCACTCATTCTCCTGCGCGATCGCCTTGCGCAAAGTTCCGAGAGCACGATGCTGAGCCACTCGAACCGCACCAGGCGTACTACCAACAATTTCAGCGGTTTCTTCCGCTGAAAGCCCCACAAACACCCTTAAAATAATGATCTCGCGTGGCTTTTCACTAAGTAAATCGAGGAGTTCTCGAACTCTGTTACTACCAGCTGCTACCAGCGCTAACTCCTCTGGGGACTCATGATCTACCGTTTCATCTGGCACTTCCTCCGTTGGGTTGGTCAGGTCACGCGCATAACTGCGATGCGCGTCGGCCACTTTATTAGAAGCTATACCATAAACGAACGCCATGAACGGTCGTCCCCGGTCCACAAATTTATGGATCGAGGTAGCAACAGCAAAGCAGATTTCTTGGGCGACGTCTTCAGGCGTTGGATGACGCCCACCACTAATCCGGGCACGGGCATATCGCAGCACCATGGGATAAATGATCTTAATTACTTTACGCAAAGCACGAGAGTCGCCCTGACTAGCTAGCGGCACTAAGCCGGCTAGCTGTTTCTCGGTGTCGCCCATACTTCCACTTTCTTTAAAGTGCAGCTGAGATTAACTGACTGCACTCTTTACAACCCATAAGACTCTTATTATCCTACAAGCACTCTAGACATTACCCACAACCCCCATGAGATGACGACCCTGCTGCCGCCATCACCACTAGGAATACATGCTATTTACGGGGCAACCATATCACCCCCATGAGGCCAAAACTTACGACGCCCACCGGCTAGTCCAGGGTGGTGGGCCATCAGAATGCGGGTCATAATGCTCATTTGGGCTAATGCGATGAGGGTTTTGGGCTAGAATCCTCCGTATAGTTGGTATCAGTAAATCATCTAGCTCATCGGGGTAAAACCGTAATACGTGATAGCCAAGGGATAATAAATACCGTTCCCTGCTTACTTGTTTCCGGAAGATTTCTGTCACAGTTGTACCATTCTCCCAGGCAAATTCTTCGGTGTATTTTACGCGCCCATCCAGTTCAACGATTATATAATCATCCATGAGGTGATCTACCCTATAGTTGCCGATCATCACCTGCGGGGAAATTTTATGGGTGGGGAATTGTGCTTCCATTTGGTAGCGCATACCAGTTTCTTGTACTGAATCAATAATGTCATATGCCCGGTCTAGGATCCGTTGTGCCTTGGCGACTCCCCGCTGACCGGCATGCTCATGTAAATACTCTTGGAATTGTTCATGACTGTTGCCATTACGCATCGCAGCCTCCACGAAAGCTAAGGACTCCAATTCATCGTACATAACACAAAAATCAACAAACGTGCGTTCGATTGTGGTCACTCGTTTGCCGCTCACCTCGGTAATATCTGATTCTGGTAATGCGGCATCTCGATAATGCATGATTTCGGTGCATTGTCTTGACGATGGCGGATGTCTATCGCCAGGTAGATTAAGGCATACTACCAAGCACTTTTCCTTATTAAGTGTGGGTATTCCATGTATATAGGCCGCAGCAAAACCCACAATAACAGCGGTTTTTATTGACCGATTAACCGCCCGAATATG contains:
- a CDS encoding sigma-70 family RNA polymerase sigma factor, whose amino-acid sequence is MGDTEKQLAGLVPLASQGDSRALRKVIKIIYPMVLRYARARISGGRHPTPEDVAQEICFAVATSIHKFVDRGRPFMAFVYGIASNKVADAHRSYARDLTNPTEEVPDETVDHESPEELALVAAGSNRVRELLDLLSEKPREIIILRVFVGLSAEETAEIVGSTPGAVRVAQHRALGTLRKAIAQENE
- a CDS encoding DUF559 domain-containing protein, with amino-acid sequence MILKIKIDFYQEESSMMLQLVRRPYRLTKEFERAHIQLTRTWWTPLLEYQQARSFEQFALHIRAVNRSIKTAVIVGFAAAYIHGIPTLNKEKCLVVCLNLPGDRHPPSSRQCTEIMHYRDAALPESDITEVSGKRVTTIERTFVDFCVMYDELESLAFVEAAMRNGNSHEQFQEYLHEHAGQRGVAKAQRILDRAYDIIDSVQETGMRYQMEAQFPTHKISPQVMIGNYRVDHLMDDYIIVELDGRVKYTEEFAWENGTTVTEIFRKQVSRERYLLSLGYHVLRFYPDELDDLLIPTIRRILAQNPHRISPNEHYDPHSDGPPPWTSRWAS